A segment of the Panicum hallii strain FIL2 chromosome 1, PHallii_v3.1, whole genome shotgun sequence genome:
CCCGCGCGAGCGGGACCTCGAGCAGCCGTCCCCGCGCACGCCGGCGGGCGCCGCGGAGATCGACCTGGTGGGGCGCATGCCGGGCCTGCGCCACCCGTCCGTGCTCTCCGCCATGACGCGCGCCGTCGCCGACGTCGCCTCCGCGCGCGACGCGATCGGCCTCCTGGACCCCCGGCCCGACCACGAGCAAGTCGacgcctcccgcgcgctcctcgccgccgccggggacaAGACGGACGCGgccacggaggaggaggaggagaagctggCCGCGTGCCGGGAGGTGGTGCGGCTGGAGGAGGAGCACGAGGCGTACGGCGCCCTGCTGCGGAAGGCGGAGGAGAAGCTGGAGCACGTGTACCGGATGGCGATGCACGGGAGGGGCATcccggaggcgggcggcggcgacggtaAATGGGAGGAGGGGGCCGGGGCGGTGGACGAGGAGGTGGTGCGGGTGCTCAAGGAGGCGGAGGAAGGGAGAACGTTGGAGAGGGTGGACCTTGCCGACCGGCAGCTGCGCCTCCTCCCGGAGCCCGTCGGCCGGATCCGCGGCCTCCTCGCGCTCGACGTCTCCCGCAACCAGCTCAAGGTTAGGGACTCGTACACACACACGGTGCACGCGCCATTACCCCCTCTTTCGTCTGCCTGCATGGTACATCGCCGTTCGCGATTTGTTCAGAATTTTTCAGATTATTATTAGTCGAATCGATATCGAGGGTGGATTGCTGGAACTTGGAATCGTACGTCCTGTCCCCAGTATTCGCAAGATTGTGATCTGGGATTGCGGATCGTAAATGTCGTTGCTTGAAGGAAGGATAGATTATGTGGAATGCAATGCTGTTTGCAATAGTTGGCAGATAACAGAGTCATGCATGGCTTTCCAATGTTATAATAAGGAATGTAGAGCAAGTCAGGAAGGGAAAAGGAGTTCATAAATTATACGAAATTGAATTCGCAGGTGGTTCCCGATGCTATTGGCGGGCTCGAACAGCTGGAAGAACTCCGCCTCGCTTCCAACAATTTGGTTTCTCTCCCGGATTCCATCGGCCTCCTCTCCAATCTCAAGCTCCTCGACGTCTCCGGCAACCGGCTGAGGGTTCTGCCCGACACCATCTCGAAATGCAGGTACATTCTGGGACAAGAGGGAGTATAAACAACCAACCAACCATCTCATTTCTTCCTGTTCAATTCCGAGCAAGACGTTGTGACTGACCACTCGGATCTCCAGTTCGCTGGTGGAGCTGGATGCGAGCTACAACGCCCTGGCATACCTCCCGACGGGCATCGGGCTCGAGCTGGTGCGCCTGCAGACGCTGCGCGTGCACCTCAACAAGCTGCGGTCGCTGCCGTCGTCGGTCTGCGAGATGCGGTCGCTGCGCCTCCTGGACGCGCACTTCAACGAGCTCTGCGGCCTGCCGGCCACCATCGGCCGGCTGTCCGCGCTGGAGACGCTGGACCTGAGCAGCAACTTCAGCGACATGCGGGACCTGCCGCCCTCGTTCGGCGACCTGGCGGGCCTTCGCGAGCTCGACCTCAGCAACAACCAGATCCGCGCGCTGCCGGACTGCTTCGGCCGGCTCGGCAGGCTGGAGCGGCTCTGCCTGGACCAGAACCCGCTCGCCGTGCCGCCTCCGGAGGTGGTCGACAAGGGCGTCGAAGCCGTGAAGGAGTACATGGCGACGCGGTGGGCCGAGGCCGTCGCCGAGGAGGAGAGGCGGCGTttgtgcgccgccgccgtggcggacAGCCCCAAGGCGTCCACGCCCAGGGAGTGGCTGACGCGGAGCGTGTCGTCGCTGGGCACCTGGGTGTCGGACGTGACAGTGAAGGTCGTCGGGCAGGACAcggtggcggaggaggaagagttCATGCAGCAGGAATACTGAAGGTGACGCGTCCATCGCCGTAGAAATGACACTGAGGTTGGTTGGTTCGTTGGTTCGACTAATGTGCACAACGCAAGATGATCAGGCATTCATTCATCTGTTTGTAATTTTATTGCTAACGTTTCTTACTGAAATTTGTAACTAGTACGGAGTGTAACGCATTTTCTGGAGTTTGTCTTCACGTCGAAATGTAATCTTCTTGTAATCTTCCTATGAAACGGCATGGGCAAATGCCCATCAAAAGATGTACACAAACGTATCCGATAGTTGCCCATTATTCCATATTTCCATTCACATGAAATTAGCAGTGCCCGTGCCTTGCTACATTGTTTTTATTTTCAATTGCAGATCCTATCACGAATTCATGACCGGGCTTAAAAAATCGTCAATATAGTTTTAGGCCAATACAAAACAAATAAGCAAAGAGCGCCACTCGAGTAATGGGATTCTTCGCTCCACTTTTTCATGCTAGCTACTCCATGATCCAACCAAAGGATTGAGACCTCAACATTGCAGAAGATGATGAAATTCATTAAGTTGATGCATGGTGTCTAAAGGTTCTTTGAACATCATCACCCTTTCATCCCACAAGAGAACATGTAATTGTAGCACCAATAAGAGAACATGCTCACTACACAATGTGAACACAGTGGCCTTAGAACTGGAATGGTGACGAGATCCAGAAAAACCGTAACAAATGATATATGGAACCTGTAATTGTACAGTCACCAGTGAACGAAACAAAAGAGTAAACCAAATAACCAATCGTGAAGGTACAGAAAAGGGTAAACTTGCTCACCCGGTACGAATGCCCCTACGGAAACCGCACGGTGGGCAGAGCTTCAAAGAATCACGTGCACGTTGCGATGAACTCGCAGAGCCCCTGGTCCGGAGGGTGATGAAAATGACGTACGATACGACAATCTGAACAGCGCCTGGCCACACAAGAAATGCGAGACTGGCCCATTAAAATGGCGTAGTCGCAAACGTTCTCAGGCTGTATCACCATCGTAACTGCTCCAGTAACACAGATTTTCCTGAGCGCTGCTTTACCCCGTCAAGACAGCGGCTAATCTCAGCAGTGAAGCAAGAAACAAGGCATACATATCATACAATTTTACAGGGGCTAAAGCGCAAGCACCAAATATTTTAAGTTCGCATAGGTCCATACTTCGAGCATCATATTATAAGTTCGCATGTCTCGGTAACAGATAGAAGGCATCACAGCCAATCCATACAAGCAATTCACCTGGCAGGGTAACTGCTTTCCTGTGGCGCACACGCGCAACCACCACAGTTCATCGACACCAGACACTACACGCACACGCACGACCGATATAAAGAAGTCGCTTAACATCAACAGTTCTAGGTGAGCAAGCTCTGGGACGTGCGAGGGCCGCACCGGAGCCTCATTATTTACACGTAGATCATAGATAACTATGTGCACAGGCACACGATCTTCACTTGTCCTTCTTCTCCCTGGCGATGAGGTCCATCACAGCTCGCTTGATGCTTCCTCCGTTCTTCGCGAGCAGCTCCTTGTTCATCTCAGTATCATCGAAACCCTGAAAAGCACCCAAGTTCAGAAGCATGACGCAGTAGTTCTATGGGAACATACAGAATTAACGCAGAGGCACATCTTACCATCTCCTCCAGCTCTGCTAGAAGTGGATCCCATTCGTTGACGCCACACAGATCATCAACGGACTGCTCCAGGTTGTAATTGTTCTGCCTAAGGATTTCCTTGTTCAGATCAATCTGCCTAAAGCCCATTTCCTCCAGCTCCCTCAGCAGCTTCTCTTCATTGTGACCATCTATGTCAAAAGGCTCAGGAGCTGCGGCACTAGTTACAGGTGGAGGCACAAGCGTAGAAGCAGGGCCAGATGCAGATGCGAATGCAGGTGCAGGTGCAGGTGCAGGTGCAGGTGCAGGTGCGGAAACAGGCACAGCTGTAGGCACGATAGGCACATTAACAGGTGGTGAAGGTACAGCCGGCACAACAAGCTCAGGTGCAGGCATACTATAAGAAGGCACAAAAGCAGCTGCAGTTGCACTGGACATGGGAACATCAACAGTAGGGTTTGCAGGAGCTGCTGCAGGCATAGAGGTAACAACAACAGGAGCAGGCTGAGATTTCTTAGGCTCTGGAACATCCATCGGATAGAAGTGAAACTCTTTAGTACGTTTGGCATGTGCACTAAGGGTCGTCTCAGCAGGCTCAATGTTCACATCAATTAAATTAGTTGTGTTTGTACTATTGCTTTCTGGAGGCAGATTCAGATTAATAGCAGCATTCCTGTTATTGTCATTAGCAAAGGAAGGATCTTCCACCTACAGATGCAATTACAGTTCAGAATTTAAGGTCAGAAAGGAAATTACTGAGAGTAAACATCTATATTTTGAAAAGCAATGGCAAGGTAACAACCTGGATATGAACCCAAACTCGCTGACCAAATTTTTGACCAGAAGGTGATGCCAACCTCCAGTAAGATATGTACCTCCCAGGCCTTGTAGGTGCCACAAAATCAACAGCAACATCAATCTCCTTATCCACAGGAAACCCATTGACCGGAATCTGCACAATACAAAAGCTCAGAACTGAGAACTTACACATTTCTATAACTTGCAGCCTAATTTGCAATTCAAAACAGCAAGCAGAAATTTGGTCGAAATTTGAACATATATAGCTACCTCTAATGGAACAGAGGTCTGCAATGCAAACTGATCTCCACCAACCCAGATAAGCTGTGTGCCCAATGGCCACACAATAGCCCCATTGTTATGCATGCGCCAAATCTTAGTGAATGGGGTAGAAGGTGTCATCAGTGTTCCATCCAGGACAGTTACATCCAAAATGAAGCGACTTTCGAGTTTCTCCCGTTTTGACTTCATGACAACCCGTGGGTGGTGCACCTTTCGGTACtgaagggaaaaaaaaaagattggTAAATCAGCTGTTCTGCCAAGCAACTTAATCATACAAAAGAATACTCCATCCAAAACAAGGTACTCACCGCATGAGGATCTCTCAGTAACCTGTGGGGTAAAACAGGCTTGTCTATTTTGGTGTACTCCATTTCATTTCCCATGCGATGGAAACAGGAATCACACAAATCGTAGTCTTCTTTCCTGTGGAGTGAACAAAGATGATGTCAGATCTAACACCATAAAATACAACCAAGAAACCATTGAAGTAGAAACTTATTCAATGCCTTACACATTAGATTTGTAACGTGGACCAACAATTGGTTGCACTCCACAACCATCACACTGAATCCATCTATGGAGACTACGTGGTGCTGAGTTCTCCATATTACCAGACATATCTCCATATGGATGCCCAGAAGACAAGAGGCGACCTGGATAAGGAAAATGTGGAGAAGGTCCATAGCCTGGGGGTGCATGAGGCACTGCTGCAGGTGGTGCATAGGGTACTTTATACATTGGAATGCGCCATCTGGAATCACTAGTGACTTTTGCATTATCTTCAGATTGCCACTGGAGTGGTTGGCTTCTTCGTGGACGGAACCATTCAGAAACAcaaggaggcggcggaggcggagcatGAACAGCATGAGGGGCAGGCTGTGTAGCAGAGGACATAATAGATTTGCCCTTACTTTGAGCATCAATCTTCCCTTTGCAAACAGATATGTCAACTGAATTGCTGGGGAACAGCAACTCCTCAACAGATGGATACATTGATGGTTGTTGACCTTGAGAAGCCCCAGCACTAGGagcagcaggagcaggagcaggagcttCCTCTAACACGCTCCTAAGACCCAAACATGCCTTAGCTTTGGATTCATCTTTGTTGGCAGGAGCCTGTGTCTCTGTCACACCACTAGAAGAGCTGGATGACCCATCAGCATGTGCATCAGATGGTCCATTGCCACTATTGCTTGGTGCCATCATTTGCACAAAAGGTTTCATCAGCTCAGCTAATGGTTGTGGTGCCGCATCAAGTGCTTCACTAGAGAGTTTTGCAAGGGCATCAGGAATTGGTTCTGGGATAGACTTAAAAGCTTCACCAATAGCTGATTTTATATGTGCCAGACTTTCTTCCTGAGCAGGCTTCAAACCTTCAATAACTGACATAATCTGGGACAGTGGATCCTGAGGAGTGGGCTTCACAGGTGTAGAATTTTTCTCCTTTTGTTCAGTTGGCTGACTTCTCTTTAGTTGAACAGTAATCCTCAGAGGGTTTAGTTTCTGACGCAGAGCTGCATCGCGTaggtcatcatcatcatctagcATTACAGCATCACCATCCTCATCAATGTAAGTCAGAATAAAGTCAGCATCAGGACCAAACTTAAAGGCAGTGGCTATCTTTGCCCGTAGAGCAGATAAATTCATGTCAAAATGAGCGCCATTGACACAACCATAAAACCTCTTAAGTGTGTCACCATATTTGACCTGAAATATATAAAAGAAAATCTGATCAGTTACAAAAAACACACTCACATGGACAGGACTAAGAGATAGAATATCAAATCAAAGCAGCAATATGAGAGTAGCCTATGCGAGAACATAAATTATAGTTTGGGACATGAAGCTCGATCTGTTTAGACCTAAGCTTCTAGGGAAAAAAAATTTAGAAGATTTGCCATGTTTCAAAATAATATAAAGGACATTAGCTAAGTGGAGGTGTCATAGAAGAGTACGGAAAGAAAGGATAGATCAACAAAGTTGAAATGGTGGAATTATTCGTTGAGACGAAGTGGTCTAATGGAAGAAACATATTAAACCTTACAGTAACCTCATGATGCTCTAGTCAATATGCAAGGCTATTCAATCTTATTATTTCAACCTATTCCAAAAAAACCTACATGACTGAACCCTCAATTGTGATTATCGACCTTTTCATTAGGTCCTCCAATCCAAAATCATAATGACAAAACTCAAACTAAAGCAAGGGAGCAAGCAATAGACATAGCTGCTTAGTACTGACAACCGATAGAATCTATCTTCTATTCTGACTATAACTCTTATCCTTTATCCTGCTTCAATCCGAAAACTGACATGGACCACTGTACAATGATATACCCCGAAGGCACTACACATTTTGTGGAGGATTCTCTATACATCATGTTCTAAACGACATCTAATGTCATCAGATAAACAAATCTCAATCTGAATAATACATAACTAACCAACGTGCCCGAAAAAATCCTTCTTCCTGCTATTTTAATAAGAATACAAAAGTGGGGAACTCGTCAATAACACTACAAAAGTGAGATTAAAATATCACACAACACCAAGTAGGGTGCATATTTCATCAGGAGATTACCCTCAACGACACGGGCAAGCATAGTACCATCTTCACTATCATTAACTATCGTGCAACGCTGCCTGACAGATAAATCCCCATCCGAAGCCGTTTTTGATAATAAGCACGCACAAAGAAGCTCCATCTCCATGGTCTCACACCACAGAAGCATCTTCACTAAAACTCCGTAGCCTACCAAAAAATTGTTCCtggagaaggaaaaaaaatataCGCTGACAAAACAAACCGCAAAACCCTAGCACCACAGGGGTTTCCATCGATCAAACCCCGAATCTCCAAGGGCCGATCGACGATTCAACACagaaacccccgacctccggCCCCTCCCCACAACGATCAAACCGAACCCATGAACAGAGGCGATGGGTGggtcttttttttttgataaaCAAGGCGGTTCCCCACGCCTCACGCCACTACCGTGTCCCCTAAATCGCGAAGAACCCAAGTACGAAACCAGAGATTTTCGCCCGGGGGGCTCACCTTGAACGTGACGTCCCACGCCTCGGCCTGCGGGCCGAAGGGGAAGAACGTCGGCGCGACCGGCGAGCTCCGGTCCGACATCGCGTCCGGGGAAACCCCCGCGGGGAGGACGAAGCGGCGGCGATCGGGCCGAACCCTAGCGGAGTCAGTCGGGCGATCGATTCGGGGCGACCTCTCGACGCAACcggagagaggggaggaggggagcgGACGGGAGAGCGGGCTGCGTAGCCGTGAGCCGCAGCGGCGGTGgtgtggtggtgcggggagagTGTCGATGCGGCCAAGGCCTGGACACCAGAGCCCCTCTTTATCACGCCTCGTCCGTTTGCTTCCCAGCGAAGGGAAAGCTCTCTAGGCGGTGCGGTTGGGGGACTTAATgccgggccccacgcgtcagcgagCGAGCCTCCGGTCGCGTTCCCCGGGTCGAGGGGCCTGTCCGTAAATTTCGAATCCAACGGGGTCCTATTCAGCTCGCGTGTCCTGGCGGGACCCACGCATGGGGTATAAATGTCAGTGAGGGTGTATGGATAAGGATCTGGAATACAAAATTGCGGCTAGATACTGCCATCTTCTTTGGGCGCAAGGCGGGATCTCCTGCCCTGGTGGACCCCGCGCGCTGCCGACGAGACACTGGCAGGTGGGCCCCGTTGGATTCCCTTCGTCACCTGTATACCTCGTTCGCTGTCGCCGCGCcggagaggagagagggagaagcATTTATTTGGCGTGGCTGCTCGAGGCGTGTCAGGGTCAGAGTGAGTGAGCTCTTCTTGCCGTGCAAGCTGGGTGTTCCGCTGGATGCTCAGGCTAAGCAATTGACCGCCATTTAACCTGACACGGGGGACTAGTCAAGTTTCAAAACTATTATATACTCCGTAACAAATAACATAACAAACTTAAGAAGAAGCTGTCACTCCTGTGGCCACAGACGATCGCCGGGGACGTGGGATGGATTCAAGTAGACACGGATTCGATACAGGGGGCGGGAGAGGGACCCGTTCTCCCCAACGGTGTTGGGTGCTCTATTTTCTTAGCAATGGAATAGTATTCTCCTCCCCACGCTACAGTACGTATCCCTTTCTAGGGTTACAACCAGGTCCGGGTCCACTGGCAGCGATACATAGAAAATGCTGTAAAGCAAACTAGAAAGCGTAATGTAGAAATGGCGCCGCTACTCTTGTCTTGACGATGTGGTCATGGCAGAAGTGTGCATTTGTAATAAAAGGGCTTATGGGAGGAAAATAACTAGGCGTGAGATATGAGATGTTTTTTTTTGCAATTTTCCTCTTTCTCCTAAATCATTGACACGTGAAGCATTAAAGCGGCAAATTGTTTAGATAAATTCGTTCCTTCTCACTATACGTACGTTATAGTGAAAAAATAAACTGATTTTCCTATAGATCTTTACAAACAGGGATGAAGAATGTTAGTACTTTTCAAAATAGATGGCCAAACGGGGGGCTCCTGTATGC
Coding sequences within it:
- the LOC112878763 gene encoding plant intracellular Ras-group-related LRR protein 2-like, which translates into the protein MDPTPQSHPILAYVLSRLPSLPAVRTPRSPRERDLEQPSPRTPAGAAEIDLVGRMPGLRHPSVLSAMTRAVADVASARDAIGLLDPRPDHEQVDASRALLAAAGDKTDAATEEEEEKLAACREVVRLEEEHEAYGALLRKAEEKLEHVYRMAMHGRGIPEAGGGDGKWEEGAGAVDEEVVRVLKEAEEGRTLERVDLADRQLRLLPEPVGRIRGLLALDVSRNQLKVVPDAIGGLEQLEELRLASNNLVSLPDSIGLLSNLKLLDVSGNRLRVLPDTISKCSSLVELDASYNALAYLPTGIGLELVRLQTLRVHLNKLRSLPSSVCEMRSLRLLDAHFNELCGLPATIGRLSALETLDLSSNFSDMRDLPPSFGDLAGLRELDLSNNQIRALPDCFGRLGRLERLCLDQNPLAVPPPEVVDKGVEAVKEYMATRWAEAVAEEERRRLCAAAVADSPKASTPREWLTRSVSSLGTWVSDVTVKVVGQDTVAEEEEFMQQEY
- the LOC112881613 gene encoding protein NBR1 homolog, coding for MSDRSSPVAPTFFPFGPQAEAWDVTFKVKYGDTLKRFYGCVNGAHFDMNLSALRAKIATAFKFGPDADFILTYIDEDGDAVMLDDDDDLRDAALRQKLNPLRITVQLKRSQPTEQKEKNSTPVKPTPQDPLSQIMSVIEGLKPAQEESLAHIKSAIGEAFKSIPEPIPDALAKLSSEALDAAPQPLAELMKPFVQMMAPSNSGNGPSDAHADGSSSSSSGVTETQAPANKDESKAKACLGLRSVLEEAPAPAPAAPSAGASQGQQPSMYPSVEELLFPSNSVDISVCKGKIDAQSKGKSIMSSATQPAPHAVHAPPPPPPCVSEWFRPRRSQPLQWQSEDNAKVTSDSRWRIPMYKVPYAPPAAVPHAPPGYGPSPHFPYPGRLLSSGHPYGDMSGNMENSAPRSLHRWIQCDGCGVQPIVGPRYKSNVKEDYDLCDSCFHRMGNEMEYTKIDKPVLPHRLLRDPHAYRKVHHPRVVMKSKREKLESRFILDVTVLDGTLMTPSTPFTKIWRMHNNGAIVWPLGTQLIWVGGDQFALQTSVPLEIPVNGFPVDKEIDVAVDFVAPTRPGRYISYWRLASPSGQKFGQRVWVHIQVEDPSFANDNNRNAAINLNLPPESNSTNTTNLIDVNIEPAETTLSAHAKRTKEFHFYPMDVPEPKKSQPAPVVVTSMPAAAPANPTVDVPMSSATAAAFVPSYSMPAPELVVPAVPSPPVNVPIVPTAVPVSAPAPAPAPAPAPAFASASGPASTLVPPPVTSAAAPEPFDIDGHNEEKLLRELEEMGFRQIDLNKEILRQNNYNLEQSVDDLCGVNEWDPLLAELEEMGFDDTEMNKELLAKNGGSIKRAVMDLIAREKKDK